From Bombina bombina isolate aBomBom1 chromosome 1, aBomBom1.pri, whole genome shotgun sequence:
atgctctatctgaatcatcaaagattttttgggggtttcatatccctttaaatattgtgcacctaaatcatgtttatttatttatgctcatgaaattgaaaaaaaaaagacaaaaaaaaggcaAGATTAGTTGGCAACAGATCAATAATTCTTTTATGCAGaattaaacatttaaattaaacaGAATAAGagatttctttttattcttattataCAGCAGATACTGTTTTCCTCCTATTCTTATCTGTAGCTTCTTTGTTCACCATCACTGTGTAAATTCCCCGGAGTGAACTCTGTGCTCTCGGTAGCATCTTCCAGACTTCCCCTCCTTGTTTTTTATTGGATTCCATCACCATCAAGCCCCGCCTCTTTCTGCTCTAGGTAAGAGCGGCTCTGCCTAATATCACTCAGTCAGATCCTGAAGTGGATGTATAGGAAGTTTCTTTCATCACTTTTTATAGAACATCCTGCCGGTCTGGTAAGAACATTTTACTATGATTTTGAAATACACATTTGTCaacaagatatatatttttaattatacattTAATTGGTGTGAATTTGAGATAGAGCAAATAAACATAATGCATTTGCTTATTTCCTCGTATCAGTCATTATACATACAAAGCTGTTCATCTGCATTGTTTCTTTTATGTTgatttatagcttaaagggacattatgcactagatttttctttgcataaatggtttgtagatgatccatttatatagcccatacagagtgtttttgtaacaatgtatagttatgcttattttttaataacattgtgctgattttcagactcctaaccaagccccaaacttttagaagtaaactgttgtctacctactccagcttgctcctgttcgtgtaatgggtcttttcatatgcaggggagggggaagtgtctgctctttttgctttccagcccatttcagtgggtgccccagcctaacttcatcaacagtgctaaattggaagcttctaagtaagtttttaaaaggtttcatactggatttttatataagtataagTGCatcttctttaaagtagtgtctattacatgcagttatataaaaaatggtgtataatgtccctttaaaatagacatTCTAATCTGTTTAAGATGTGCTAATGCACACATTATGTTTAATGAATCAAGGGGTGTCCAACCTTTTTGAATGAAGAGCCACATTTCCCCCCTCAAAGGACTaatgaacaaatatttaaaaaccttttaaatgaaagaaaaaaatctatgtataaaaatataagaaaaagattgactgcacatatatgcaaacAACGTACTTGCTATTGATTTGCCTTGCATAAATGATATGCTTAGTAATATTATACACTGAGGTGTCTGATCTTGTACACACCCAGGCAGTCTCTTTTGTAATTTTCTAATTCCGGCAATTTCATTGTTACACATTTGCTGCTAGAAGCagaatattgttattatatatatacttaaactGTCCCCTCTGGTTCAGGCACACTGCATTAAACTTGAGATCTAGATAAAAAGCATCCAGGCTTTAGTATGTGTGGGGATAGTGTAATACTgtgcaatattatatatttttctatttataaatgttattttagcTATTCAAAGCACAACTTAATTGCACAATTTAACTAAGTGGTTAACAATAATTTGTGCAACATTGAAAGAAAATTAATATTGGCTAATGTTAGCTTAATATTGTCTTACATTCTagtagtcagtaaaatcagctggtgaTGTGCctattacacacactgtttatatttgtgtgtttatatatatatatatatatatatatatatatatatatatatatatatatagtctgtgtgtatatatatatctatatatatatatatatatatatatatatatatatatatatatatatatatatatatatatatattatacagtgtacatatatatatatatatatatttgccacgaAATGGTTTAATGGATCCCATAGTGTTGAGTTTATTCCccatctccctctagtcatgggtgcagccatgttgaaacctagcttTCAGTGCAttccagttagggttgccacccgtcccttaaaatacagaacacttataagttacacacgcTGCTGGGTgttcagggaggaatatgaatagtactgtccagaaacacaatacatgttccaccctgcagcatgtgtaacttataagtgtgcaGGAAAAAATGGCTGAGGTGGAAACCCTAGTTTGCACCTGTGCAGCAAGTCTCCTTCAGATCCTTGCAGTGTAACCTAGTTTCTAAAATGGCAACACCAGTTGGGGCATGAAATTAaaattattgtttaatgtccctttaaagggacatgaaacccatattttttctttcgtgatttagaaagagcatgtcattttaaacaactttctaatttacttctattatctaatttgcttcagtctcttgaaatcacttgatgaaaagcatatctagatatgctcaatagctgcttattggttgctgcacatagaggcctcatgtgattggctcacacatgagcattgctatttcttcaacaaaggatatctaaagaatttagcaaattagataatagaagtaaattggaaagttgtttaaaattacatgccctatctgaatcatgaaagtttaattttgactagactgttcctttaaatcatcATAGTGCTGTAAAAGTATATATATTGGGTAGGGCAAGTTAATATATAATTTACATGTAATTATTAGTATTATGTTCTATTACTTTAATGAACTAATCAGGAAGTAAATGCTGAGGAGAATAATTTTGTTTTGGGAATCAAATAAATGTCATGTTTAGATAATAATAAGGGTTTATAGGAACTTGTTAACAAGCATAATTTTTAATAAGGAATTTTATATACTTTACTTTATAGAAAAGTAATTAATAGTGCGGCATAAAGTAGATTTATATGTTGGTGTGACACTTTAAATGGGATATTACTAAGACATGCAGGTTTAAATCTCGTGGTTTGAATTTAGGGACATAATTAGCCAGTTGTGTAGTTTAAGTGAAGGCCCTGGGTGTGTGTAGCTTACTCTAATGTATTGTTTGGTGCTGCCACCACACCTATGCTGATTAGGGTCCCTGCACAGTTTGTCCAGGTGTGGTTTTAGTAACTTCTGTATAATTCTCATACCTTGTTTTTGGGCCaacaaaaaaattctaattttaattCTAATTGCAAACATGTTACATCTTGTTTAGTGGcaccaataaaaaacaaaaacctacaaATACTGAAAATGGGCAAATTTGTATTAATTTGAAACAAATTATTCAGAATATCCTTAAATggatattatttcatgattcagatagagtgtacaattttaaacaacttttatctaatatgcttaattctcttggtatcctttgtttaaaagcatacctaggtaggcacaagagctaggaaactagctgctgattggttgctgcacatatatacctcttatcattggcttactgacgtgttgtgcgttgctgctccttcaacaaaggataacaagagagttaagcaaaattgataatagaagtcaatttgtacaatctatctgaatcataacagaaaaaaatgtgggtttcaagtccctttaaaaataactAGATTGTTttctgattatttaaaaaaaaaaaaaaaaattaattatttttaaaggtaTTTGTTATAAACAACTCAAAGTAAGCTTAAAATGACTCATAGATGCTAATGCAAgataatgtttaattttgatttgtctatccctttaatagcattAAACTCTAAGCTGTATGAAAAAGGCCTATAGTATAATGTTATGCAATGTATTGCAGCCCCCTCTGGTAAACAAGGGGTTAACATGCACAGTCACATTCATTGTTTGTACTTTGTAAACTATGGGTAGGTGCATTTGCAGCAGTACAATGTTCATACCTCTTAGCACTATAGGTCATATGTTGCTGGAACTTCATCTTGCAGAAATAACTCTGCTTTTATTAATTTGCAACATATATGGttatatgtagggtgaccatattgccactttaaaaagagacacatgaaaaatgcatatgtcaggtcTTTTTCAGggctttttaaagaaatgttttgtataagaaccctgacatgtatttttcatatgttcatttttaaagctgcaatatacagtggatataaaaagtctacacacccctgttaaaatgtcaggtttctgtgatgtaaaaaaatgagacaaagataaatcatttcagaactttttccacctttaatgtgacctataaactgtacaactcaattgaaaaacaaactgaaatcttttaggtaaaggaaaataaaaataaaaaaataaaataatatggttgcataagtgtgaacatccttttataactggggatgtagctatgtgagcaagaactattgtttttaggattcagccaatcaatattaaaatctccaaagaccaaaattccactttttgggttttgagctatagttttactaaggagatgggctatttccgaaagggaatgcacaggggagctaggtgggcggtagattcctgcaacaatgattggtttactgcacgggatctcaattgtgtcagaaaggaaatcaaaggtggcaggagagctaaattggtgtaagggggtgtacttttatggatttgtcaacataaattacaatgccgcctcctctttttgctctgtcatttctatggcatgtattgcaatggcagagtgcaaattcaggtatttttgcggttagccactattcagagataacaatgattttgggcttgtaatgtgaataCCATGCTTACAGTGCATCAATTTTTAGTAGTAAGCtgcagatattacagtgcacaaaggagagaccttttttagctggaaggctaggaatggaatttgttggggggccagggttagactctacatcatttgcaagagcaagtaacataagtAATAGGAATTTGGTcataatttttgtttggccataaagtgaatgggatactttataattttgtgaggtggggttaGGGggattattttttataactctccaccagcactcagcagataagttatggcaatagagcaggccattttgtatgataatttgttttccagtttgaggtgtgtgcttatggcggtagtgatgtgagcgaaattggagtgagaaaagggttatcacaaataacagtatggtcatatttggattcatgatagtggtatgaggtgtgtagatgaaaataaaacacaaatagtaaaaattaaaaaagaaataaaaagtatataatattgatgtgtgatatatagctacttgtagggagagagggtatgtattctatagagttaagtgaatggaaggatgtgctgatcagtgtttgcagctgtcatttcAGGAGAATGTAAGGTGTGTGGAAGACTatatataaatgaggaaatgatcCTGGGGTGGGTGGGAAGGAaactgtcttccagaaggctacctgttagtttgcagagggcagattgaacagctgagtgtaaaatctTTGTATGTAGTTTGTATGtagttctggggcaggaatatatttcaaatcaagcagaaggagagagatatattagggtcaTGATGGGCCTGCAAAAAGAgttttaaaggaatggggagggtgtatttatggacatttgagctaagggtagTTCAAGCAAAAACAAAAGATTAAAATATTACAGCGATAAGACTGAAGTAtacaagggtgtgtgtgtgtgtgtgtgtatatatatatatatatatatatatatatatatatatatatatatatatatatagatagatagatagatagatccaagttgtatagtatatgcactctcaccagccaaattcaacttgccagggtgctctaATCAGGTATATAGAATATGCAGaaaaaataagcactctctggacttcggaCATCAGtgacaaaccaaatgtttattgtgacgtttcgggacagcaaacGTCCCTTCCTTCAGAGGAAAGGACGTTtgctgtcccgaaacatcacaataaacatttggtttgtcaTTGATGTCcccgaagtccagagagtgcttatttttttctgcatattctatatatatatatatatatataaatatatataaatacagaaagcAAGGTTTTACTGATAAGAGAGAAGTATCATTATCGACATTTTTggaatttaaatttttttggaaTGAAACCTACATGTACCACTAAAGAGCAATCTAACCAGCATCCTTGTTTTCTTCCCAGGCAGGAAACATCTTTACTTTTAGTGGCTGCAATAAACAAGTTTTATAGAACATTGCCCAGGAGATGAGATAATGGGATCTACAGATCATGAGTCTCTGATACTATGAATTTGGCAGCTTGTGGAAAAGAAAGAGGATTTTAGAAAAGTCTATTTTGTTAAGAATTTGGTGTGTCCTAATGTCAAAAATACTGTTTAAAGaggggaaaaagaagaaaatagatcATAAGAGAATATTGTTGGATTATTGTATTCACACTTTTCTTAATTGCAAGTTCTATGACGGTATGGTTTCATATTGCTCTGTGCGCTTGTAAAACACAAAGATTTATTACTGGCAAACGGCTGGCATGAACAATGGCAAGCAGTCTAACAGTATCTGGTGCCCTCTGGGCACTGCTGTCTTTTCTCTCAGCGGCTGTAAGCTGCACCAGCTTCTTCATGCCATATTGGCTTTTTGGCACCCAGATGGGTAAACCTGTTTCCTTCAGCACCTTTCGTAGATGTACCTATCCTGCTCACACTGAGGAGAGGAGTGTGGTGATGGTGGAGCAATGTGGTCGGTATGCCAACTTCACTGCTATCCCCAGTCTATCTTGGCAAATTTGTACTGTGGTGACAGGCACTGGTTGTGCTTTGCTTCTGCTGGTGTCACTAACTGCAGTTCTGGGCTGTTGTATTGAAGACCTCATCTCCAGAATGACTGGTCGGTTGCTAGGGGCAATGCAGTTTGTTGGAGGTAAGTACATCATTGTCTTAGATGTTGATAAGAAACTACTTCTAAAAATACTAATAAGCCATAAATATTTCCATAATACATTTCATAATATGAATCACTTTAAGAGAAAGGTTGTCACTAGGGGCCTGAGAGTCAAAAGCTTTCAGACATGAAGAGAGGGACATGGAGAGACCATGTAAAATTGTTGTGGTCTTCCCTGAAGTGAAGCAATCGTCTCTCAAGGGAAGAGTTTTATCTTTATTAAATTGTTTGAGGATTTGGAACTTAACagtaagacttcttagataatctcaccagaggggagagttttagatcatcatgCCCTTGGTCCTATGTTGTTTTGTataactgatttactaaagctctcCCATCTATCCATTCTTGAAATTGCAGACACTTATGAAATTGGTGCATGGCACCTTCTAGTGAATATTGCCCAAACAAGTTTCGCAGTAAGGCCCCTAAATCTTCAAATGGGCATAAGATGTTCTAGTCTAAGTTCTGCTCTGCTGCAGtgggactgttaaagggacactcaagtcaaaataaactttacagatagagtatgcagttttaagacactttccaattgacttacatgATCAAAttctgcacagttttttttttttatatacacactctgGCCTCTGGCAAGTTGAAGTCcactgctggaattcagcattgcacacgagcgctat
This genomic window contains:
- the LHFPL1 gene encoding LHFPL tetraspan subfamily member 1 protein, which produces MASSLTVSGALWALLSFLSAAVSCTSFFMPYWLFGTQMGKPVSFSTFRRCTYPAHTEERSVVMVEQCGRYANFTAIPSLSWQICTVVTGTGCALLLLVSLTAVLGCCIEDLISRMTGRLLGAMQFVGGLLISSGCALYPLGWNSPEIQQACGNVSSQFQLGTCKLGWAYYCTGGGAAVAMLICTWLSCFAGKKNKPSLY